The proteins below come from a single Anolis sagrei isolate rAnoSag1 chromosome 8, rAnoSag1.mat, whole genome shotgun sequence genomic window:
- the FCSK gene encoding L-fucose kinase, whose amino-acid sequence MAAEGVDWTVVALTCQHKDSASAFQKELEVRCARGFLGQNPILLTVEDPKVQVGSGGATLNALLVAAEHLSARAGHTVVTSDVLQNAWILILHMGRDFSFDDCSRAFTCLPLEDPSAPVEALTCNLDNLLATLTRQVCRGSPPGVWVCSTDMLLAVPSVPKIDWHGFTGARVIAVPGSVSYAKQHGVYLADGQGFVQDILYQGSEDQIQQCVGSDGKVPLVCGIVFFSSSEAAEQLLATHVIPPLNACTYLGLDSGAPPIQLSLFFDILLSMACKVSEEAFVNGLGPQTGSGSGDDTQSEVALRSARTVLWKALHTIPLTMVYIPDGSYDYMTASASDHIRHLTASVGNAHGGSFCKVAHSHVEEPELLEEGCSVTNSLLEGAVAVGPGTAIQHCCLKGPLQIRSGCLLTGLDEGSLEALRDHRLEDVVIQGHAVRLKDLSCKVFTLSGRHDQWESPAEEGGTYLNAPWADLFLRTGIRREDLWSGEVVPGRRCLLNARLFPVLHASESLSLGDLLWLLGGPGPGQRLQRWRGAWRLSWEELRTSLDQQAELTARTGLFFRQGQHKVRRALQEGGGVSLRPLLRSAALEGHHEAMLDALDDVASCAEDPRVCARALSCVADLLSCLAKGEGGLRSGPAANPAWAPAFRLLEQGRLSEGVRALAAERKNWLHRPVLLVRAARHYEGASQILIRQAVMSSCRFVRLFPVALPPLGCWVTAECPARIDLSGGWSDTPPISYEHGGAVVCAAVLVDGKRPIGAQARRCTEAELRMRSASGSLEGELVLDLVCRELEDLRDYCQPQAPGALLKAAFVCAQVVDLDSPKPLSEQLVERFGGGFELHTWSCLPHGSGMGTSSILAGAVMAALYGASGRSASVHSLVHAVLHLEQVLTTGGGWQDQVGGLFPGLKTGRSEARLPLKVEVEPIRTPEGFARTLSDHLLLLYTGKTRLARNLLQDVLRNWYARLPSIVQNAHALVDNAEECAHALKKGDLPLLGECLNRYWAQKKRMAPGCEPLAVRRMMELLEPMVLGQSLTGAGGGGFLCVLTREPRQHEHLAQVLAKAEGLANVSIHRVEVDTGGIQVRLQGEDGVVRPMEWPLAQDSQSLALSPE is encoded by the exons ATGGCGGCCGAAGGGGTCGACTGGACGGTGGTGGCCCtcacctgccagcacaaggacaGCGCCTCCGCCTTCCAGAAAG AGCTGGAGGTGCGCTGCGCCAGAGGCTTCCTGGGCCAGAACCCCATTCTGCTGACCGTCGAAGACCCCAAAGTCCAGGTGGGCAGCGGAGGGGCCACACTCAACGCCCTGCTGGTGGCGGCCGAGCACCTGAGCGCACGGGCCGGGCACACG GTGGTCACCTCCGACGTCTTGCAGAATGCCTGGATCCTCATCCTGCACATG GGCCGGGACTTTTCCTTTGACGACTGCAGCCGCGCCTTTACCTGCCTGCCTTTGGAGGACCCTTCTGCCCCCGTGGAGGCCCTCACCTGCAACCTGGACAACCTCCTGGCCACCTTGACCCGACAG GTGTGCAGGGGCTCCCCGCCCGGCGTGTGGGTGTGCAGCACGGACATGCTCCTGGCGGTGCCTTCTGTGCCCA AGATCGACTGGCACGGCTTCACGGGCGCCAGGGTCATCGCGGTGCCCGGTAGCGTCTCCTACGCCAAGCAGCACGGGGTCTACCTGGCGGACGGGCAG GGGTTTGTGCAAGACATCCTCTACCAAGGCTCCGAAGACCAGATCCAGCAGTGCGTGGGCTCCGATGGGAAGGTCCCGCTG GTGTGCGGCAtcgtcttcttctcctcctccgaaGCGGCAGAGCAGCTCCTGGCTACCCACGTCATCCCCCCGCTCAACGCCTGCACCTACCTTGGCCTGGACTCGGGTGCCCCCCCAATCCAG CTCTCTCTCTTCTTCGACATCCTTCTCTCCATGGCCTGCAAAGTGAGCGAGGAGGCCTTCGTGAACGGCCTTGGCCCTCAGACCGGCAGTGGCAGCGGAGACGACACTCAGAGTGAGGTGGCCCTCCGGAGCGCCCGGACCGTGCTTTGGAAGGCCCTGCACACCATACCCCTGACCATGG TTTACATCCCGGACGGCAGCTACGACTACATGACCGCCTCTGCCAGCGACCACATCCGCCACCTCACGGCTTCTGTGGGAAATGCCCATGGTGGCTCCTTCTGCAAAGTGGCCCATTCCCACGTGGAG GAACCTGAGCTTCTGGAGGAGGGCTGCTCCGTCACCAACAGCCTCTTGGAGGGAGCGGTGGCCGTGGGACCCGGGACGGCCATCCAACACTGCTGCTTGAAG gGCCCCTTGCAGATCCGCTCCGGCTGCCTCCTGACTGGGCTGGACGAGGGCTCCTTGGAGGCCCTGCGGGACCACCGCCTGGAGGACGTGGTCATCCAAGGTCACGCCGTCCGGCTGAAGGACCTCTCCTGCAAGGTCTTCACCCTGAGCGGCCGCCACGACCAGTGGGAG AGCCCGGCGGAGGAAGGCGGCACCTACCTGAACGCCCCATGGGCCGACTTGTTCCTCAGAACCGGAATCAG GAGAGAAGACCTCTGGAGTGGCGAAGTCGTGCCCGGTCggcgctgcctgctgaacgcccGGCTCTTCCCGGTGTTGCATGCCTCGGAGTCCCTCTCACTGGGGGACCTGCTGTGGCTGCTGGGGGGCCCGGGGCCCGGCCAGAGGCTGCAGCGCTGGAGGGGGGCCTGGCGCCTCTCCTGGGAGGAGCTGCGCACCAGCCTGGACCAGCAGGCCGAGCTGACCGCGCGGACCGGCCTCTTCTTCCGCCAGGGGCAGCACAAGGTCCGCAGGGCCCTGCAGGAAGGTGGAGGGGTCAGCCTCCGGCCACTCCTGCGCTCGGCCGCCCTGGAGGGACACCATGAAGCCATGCTGGACGCCCTGGACGACG TGGCCTCTTGTGCTGAAGACCCCCGCGTGTGTGCGCGTGCCCTGTCCTGCGTGGCTGACCTCCTGTCCTGCCTGGCCAAGGGTGAGGGGGGCCTGCGCAGCGGTCCGGCCGCCAACCCCGCCTGGGCCCCCGCCTTCCGGCTCCTCGAACAGGGACGCCTCTCGGAGGGAGTCCGGGCCCTGGCCGCAGAGAGGAAGAACTGGCTCCACAg GCCGGTGCTGCTGGTCCGTGCTGCCCGGCACTACGAGGGCGCGTCGCAGATCCTGATCCGCCAGGCCGTGATGTCCTCCTGCCGGTTTGTGCGCCTCTTCCCGGTGGCGCTTCCCCCCTTGGGCTGCTGGGTGACGGCGGAGTGCCCTGCGCGCATCGACCTCTCCG GCGGCTGGAGTGACACCCCACCAATCTCGTACGAGCATGGGGGGGCTGTGGTGTGCGCGGCGGTGCTGGTGGACGGGAAGAGGCCCATCGGGGCCCAGGCGCGGCGCTGCACAGAAGCGGAGCTGCGCATGAGGAGCGCCAGTGGGAGCCTGGAGGGGGAGCTGGTGCTTGACCTGGTCTGCCGGGAGCTGGAGGACCTGCGCGACTACTGCCAGCCCCAGGCCCCCG GAGCCCTGCTGAAGGCGGCCTTCGTCTGCGCGCAGGTGGTGGACCTCGACTCCCCGAAGCCCTTGTCGGAGCAGCTGGTGGAGCGCTTTGGGGGAGGCTTTGAACTCCACACCTGGTCCTGCCTGCCCCATGGATCCGGGATGG GCACCAGCAGCATCCTGGCGGGCGCCGTGATGGCGGCCTTGTACGGGGCGTCTGGGCGCTCGGCCTCCGTCCACTCCCTGGTCCACGCCGTCCTGCACCTGGAGCAGGTCCTCACCACAG GTGGCGGGTGGCAGGACCAGGTGGGCGGCCTGTTTCCGGGACTGAAGACGGGGCGCTCGGAAGCCCGGCTGCCGCTGAAGGTGGAGGTGGAGCCCATCCGGACCCCCGAGGGCTTTGCGCGGACCCTGAgcgaccacctcctcctcctctacacCGGGAAGACACGCCTCGCCCGCAACCTGCTCCAG GACGTCCTCAGGAACTGGTACGCCCGGCTGCCCAGCATCGTCCAGAACGCCCACGCCTTGGTGGACAACGCAGAGGAGTGCGCCCATGCCCTGAAGAAAG GTGACCTCCCTCTCCTGGGCGAGTGCCTCAACCGCTACTGGGCGCAGAAGAAGCGGATGGCTCCGGGGTGCGAGCCCCTGGCCGTGCGGCGCATGATGGAGCTGCTGGAGCCGATGGTCCTGGGCCAGAGCCTGACCGGGGCCGGAGGAGGGGGCTTCCTCTGCGTCCTGACGCGCGAGCCCCGCCAGCACGAGCACCTGGCCCAAGTCCTGGCAAAGGCCGAG